In Electrophorus electricus isolate fEleEle1 chromosome 1, fEleEle1.pri, whole genome shotgun sequence, a single window of DNA contains:
- the lin7b gene encoding protein lin-7 homolog B isoform X1, with protein sequence MMSSYYHTGKEVDMAAMTEPLCLERDVCRVIELLDRLQRSGELPPPKLQALQRVLQSKFCAAIREVYEQLYDTLDIVGGPEVRAQATAKATVAAFAASEGHAHPRVVELPKTDEGLGFNIMGGKEQNSPIYISRVIPGGVADRQGGLKRGDQLLSVNGVSVEGEHHEKAVELLKAAQGSVKLVVRYTPKVLEEMEARFEKLRSASRRRQQHTSYSSLESRG encoded by the exons ATGATGTCATCGTATTATCATACGGGGAAAGAGGTGGACATGGCGGCGATGACGGAACCCCTCTGTTTAGAAAGAG ATGTGTGTAGAGTGATCGAGCTGTTGGACCGGCTGCAAAGGAGTGGCGAGCTGCCACCTCCCAAGCTGCAGGCGCTGCAGAGAGTCCTACAGAGCAAGTTCTGTGCTGCCATCAGAGAG GTATATGAACAGCTCTATGACACCTTGGACATTGTGGGTGGCCCTGAGGTTCGTGCTCAGGCAACAGCTAAG GCCACAGTGGCAGCCTTCGCAGCTAGCGAAGGCCACGCCCACCCCCGTGTGGTGGAGCTCCCCAAGACAGATGAGGGGCTAGGCTTCAACATCATGGGAGGGAAAGAGCAGAACTCTCCTATTTACATTTCCAGGGTAATTCCCGGGGGTGTGGCTGACCGACAGGGCGGGCTAAAGAGAGGAGACCAGCTGTTGTCCGTCAACGGTGTG AGTGTGGAGGGTGAGCACCATGAGAAGGCGGTGGAGCTTCTGAAAGCTGCGCAGGGTTCAGTGAAGCTGGTTGTGCGCTATACCCCGAAAGTGCTGGAGGAGATGGAGGCCAGGTTTGAAAAGCTCCGCAGTGCCAGTAGGCGGCGCCAGCAGCACACTAGCTACTC GTCTTTAGAGTCTCGGGGTTAA
- the lin7b gene encoding protein lin-7 homolog B isoform X2, with translation MMSSYYHTGKEVDMAAMTEPLCLERDVCRVIELLDRLQRSGELPPPKLQALQRVLQSKFCAAIREVYEQLYDTLDIVGGPEVRAQATAKATVAAFAASEGHAHPRVVELPKTDEGLGFNIMGGKEQNSPIYISRSVEGEHHEKAVELLKAAQGSVKLVVRYTPKVLEEMEARFEKLRSASRRRQQHTSYSSLESRG, from the exons ATGATGTCATCGTATTATCATACGGGGAAAGAGGTGGACATGGCGGCGATGACGGAACCCCTCTGTTTAGAAAGAG ATGTGTGTAGAGTGATCGAGCTGTTGGACCGGCTGCAAAGGAGTGGCGAGCTGCCACCTCCCAAGCTGCAGGCGCTGCAGAGAGTCCTACAGAGCAAGTTCTGTGCTGCCATCAGAGAG GTATATGAACAGCTCTATGACACCTTGGACATTGTGGGTGGCCCTGAGGTTCGTGCTCAGGCAACAGCTAAG GCCACAGTGGCAGCCTTCGCAGCTAGCGAAGGCCACGCCCACCCCCGTGTGGTGGAGCTCCCCAAGACAGATGAGGGGCTAGGCTTCAACATCATGGGAGGGAAAGAGCAGAACTCTCCTATTTACATTTCCAGG AGTGTGGAGGGTGAGCACCATGAGAAGGCGGTGGAGCTTCTGAAAGCTGCGCAGGGTTCAGTGAAGCTGGTTGTGCGCTATACCCCGAAAGTGCTGGAGGAGATGGAGGCCAGGTTTGAAAAGCTCCGCAGTGCCAGTAGGCGGCGCCAGCAGCACACTAGCTACTC GTCTTTAGAGTCTCGGGGTTAA